The region AAAGATACCCGACGAAATTCGATCGTACATTCAAGATGCTCAAATTCAGTTTAACTTGTTTATTCAACAAATTCAAGCATATAGAAAAGAATTTCAAATGCTATCTGACTCGAACACGCACATAGTGAAAGGCCAGTTACGGGCTGTGAAagacaatatttttaatgacaGCTATGCTGCCTATGGTTTCAAATCTGAAGAGATTGAAGGGCTTTTTGGTTTATTAGGATCAATTGAAATATGCCGAGACATCAGTATTCCAGAAGCAGTTGCTATGTTATCAACTACTAATGCTTCTGTGTTACCTGGCGTTCAGGATCTCATTGTGCGGTATCAAAATTATCAGAATATTTCCCCAAAGATGATGGAACTCTCTAAACATATCCAAAATTACAATGGGTCTAAAGTTATTGTGTTTGTTAACACCAGAGAATTATGTAGAAAACTGTGGAGGCACTTATCAAAGGAGTTTCCTgaattaaatccattggttgtTGTTGGATATATGGGTGACGATGGTATGGGCTGGGAAGAACAGCAGAAAAATATATCCGAAGAATTTAAAAGAGGAGATAGTCATTTGATAATTTCGACATCAATACTTGAGGGGACTGATGTTCCTGATTGTGGATTGGTGATTCGATTTTCAAACTGTTTCACAATAATACAGAACATACAAAGCAAAGGGAGAGCTAGACAAGCAAATAGCCAATATGTGGTTTTTGCTTATGAAGATGAAGAGTGTAGATTTGAAGAACTGCAGAAGAATGAAAAGCAGTTGGATGAAATGCTGAAAGTATTATGTTCCGAGAATGGCTTACCTTCACCAAAGGCTTGTGACATCATTCAAGAGTTGATAAACATAGATCAGTCTTTATCTGTAACTGCTttgaagaaaaagcaaaaaaggaaagaagaagaccTAACGACCTTTTCCTAGCGTTTGCTATTGTTTTgctatagttttttcttattttttcgcTCTGTAAGTTTGCATAAACTATATATTAATGTACGACCTTCACCTAGAGTTTGCTGCTGTCCAGATCTATgcactaatttttgttttttatttatgttttaagcTAGATTAGCTGTCTGCATGGTTTGCactttgtttttataaattttgtacTTTGTCGCACTTTCAGTagtattgtttttgtttcaacagtctgaataaattatatattaaatgtttttttataggGATTTTTACTGAAGTAACCCTTTATGATAGTTTCAAATCgtcaaaaatagctttttttgtaattcatgCTCATGATCCCAAATAAACAGGTAATTTACTCAGTTTATAATATTAAAGAGTTATGGTTTATGTTAGTTACCTGCAGGGACTTCCATACGAGTGgacaagagagaaaaaaatgtcaataaagtacaaaatttagaagtttttaaagaaatggcactattctagtaaaaaaaatagatttttttttctcttgtccCTAGCCTTAAAGATGCTGCGCTGTCGAAATCATCCATTGAAGGTCTTGATTAAAGGCTGGAGGAAGTCATCGCAAAGAGGCACCGTTTTCACATTTTGCATCAAACAGTGTGGGAGGACCAAGTCTATGTAGGTAACCCTAGCCAGGAAATTTTCTCTACCAGGTTGGTGAAGGTGGTGAATAGCCCTCAAAATGGTAGACATGACTCATCTTGTAACTCTATAGcatcgataaaaaaaaagaaaaaaatccagaTGCAGTAACCATGTATAGAGTATGGGATGATGTTTGGTTTATTTGCCTctttactttattaataatgttttaagatttactttttctttcgttttgaaataattaattttttgtattttcttattaagGTTTTTCTACAAATGAGAGAAAAGGGACTGAAACCCCAAACAGTCCTAACAACCTTACTTTGAATATTgaggaaatttatatttagggAAGATAATTAGCTGTTCCATATTTCTGATCTGATTgttttctcagaattttttttcgattgtattttgcattttttcggATGAAAATTGTCATTTAGTGGtgtaaaacaccaaaaaaaggaCTGCAAATGAAAATTGTTGGTAAAAGAGGTGATTCtttcaaataacaaattaaTTTGAGAGTTACAAATATATTCatcacaaaagaagttttttttcgtaaaataagttttttttcttcctgtGAACTTGAATAGcaacttttcactgtttgaaatacatagAGACTTCAATGAAGGGCAAATAGCAGTCTAGACCTTAGGAGGCTTAAAGGGGTGTTATGTCTGCAAAGAGATAAAACATGAACAGTATTGTCAATCCTGAGCTACTCCAACAATTTGCAAGATAAAAAAACTGGTCATCAAGTGAAAAGTAAAGGAGAAATAGCTATAGATAatctaaaaagtttttcaatgaatGGCATGTAGGTATGTATTGGATGAATTTGACTACTAAGAGCTTTGCATCGGCATTGCACTGCTTTACCACAATTCAGTTCCTACTTAGGGTTCGGTATTACTAGTCCGACATCGAACCTATTGCACCACCATATGACTTAATGAATGACAAATTAAAGCTCATTCCACAAATCAAAAGcatatttattagatattaCTCTTATGCAAAGACAGGAAAACTTAATCTGAGTTCACAAGCTCTTATACCAATACCAGCCGCTTTTGCTGATCCGGCAACATGGATGACATGGCCACTTCTTGTGTTACTGGCAAATAAAAATTCCCCAGCCGATAATTAAGAATCATATTGAGCACTTAGGCAACAAATAACTATATATTTCTTAGGTAACACATAAcacatgtatattttttttcttgtttagatTATATATTGAGCCCTCGAGGCTCACTGAATTAAATGCTACATTGTTTTTTGTgacactttttcttttcttcagaaCTAacgtattttattttacttcttatgaaactttttttattaaggCCGTGTTGGTACTTAAGCCTCAAGGATGGTTTTAAAAGAGCCATGACCCTACTCATACttgtgaaaattaaattaaaaaaaacaaatttttttaactgaaagtaaggagcgacattaaaacttgaaacgaacagaaattactccgtatatgaaaggggctgttacctccttaacgcctcgttctttatgctaaagttcgactctttctttcagctctactttttaaaatagtgaaaaactttagcgtaaagagcggggcgtccaATTTtctggttaattaaaaaggcaactagaacttttaattttttacgaatctttttattagtaaaagatatacgtaacttataaactagcttacgtaaagagttttttattctcatgtttttattgcacatatgagagggttcacccctcgtcagtacctctctctttacactaaatcttaaattttgtcccaattcattaagaatgacccctgaatcacaaaagccgtagaataaatagttgacattactaaaaatactttagcgtaaagagcgaggtattaggaggaggtgagcccctcatagtaacccaaccacaatatttcgagtgggagtatatatagataaatccttaataagaagaaaaagttttatatgactaatttcttttgtagttagattaggcactttttgcgttgaattctgttttttgtgcgtgttcgtactattgttaatttccttgcttgtttgttatttatttatatttttgtgtgtatatggccaatgggtttttgaaatacacctatctatctatctatctatctatctattggtaataacttctgttcgttttaagttttaatgctgctccttacttccagctgaaaaaaaactttttcatatttattttgtcgatacgatcgcccctgagaaaaagaaaaaaaaattaacactcatccgtaatctgccttctggcaaaaaatacaaaattccacatttttatagataggagcttgaaaattctacagtagggttctctgatacgctgaatctgatggtgtaattttcgttaagaaaaATTTTCGTTTCGTTGGTGTAatcttatgacttttagggggtgtttacccctattttctaaaataacacaaattttctcaggctcgtaacttttggtgcataagactaaacttgatgaaacttatatatttattagcattaaaatgcgattcttttgatgtagctattggtatcaaaattctattttttagagttttggtttctattgagccgggtcgctccttactacagttcgttaccacgaactgtttgattacttcTACTCGATTggatttttcgtttattttgcATTCTGTACCTTACAGATTGGTCTGAATATTATATATCTGGCCTTAGCTAGCTTACTTTTCCCACGTTGCCgctatattaaaagaaaaaagctcaagaaaataaaacccCTAGAAAAATTCCACAAGGGTAatcccccccacaaaaaaaataaatgtctgCGGAGAAAATTGAAAGATGGCCCAACCGATAATGTACAAAAATATTGGACACTTAGGCAACAAATAagtgtttatttctttctttgagTGAGTTTTGACTCCcgatttcaaaataaaacctaaaattcagttttaaataAGACAATGAGCCCTCATAAGACTAAACGATAAAGGACACTTACCTGAAACAAAAACATCAATAAGCATGTATGCCTATTAACGGCAAAAGAACAAATTTGTGCTACACTTGCGCATATCCTTTCTGACTACCTTAAACTGGCTGTGTCCGGTTTCATTATAATCGTCACAATCActctttttgtttcatttcgaACATTCTtccgttattaaaaaaaattgcaattggttgcatttatttttaaagaattgaataaaaaaaacaagtgtttttaactaaaagtaaggagtgacatgaaaacttaaaacgaacagaaattactccgtatgtgaaaggggctgttccctcctcaacgcatccgctctttacgctaaagttagactctttctctcaactctacttttcaaaacagtaaaaaaacttgcgTAAAAAGCGGAGCgatgaggaaggaacagcccctttcaaatgCGGAGTAAcatctgttcgtttaaagttttaatgtggctccttactttcagttaaattttttttttattcaatttctgaacgtttttgaattaatgcatgtttgattttgctctccgcacatgaataactaaaacgaaattttctatattaattttttttttttttgactaaatggctttctcatagttttgattggacgcttttgagaaaaaaaaggagcaggggaactggtctagttacccttccaattttttggttacttaaaagggcaactagaacttttatattttacgaatgcttttattagtaaaaatataca is a window of Artemia franciscana chromosome 7, ASM3288406v1, whole genome shotgun sequence DNA encoding:
- the LOC136028827 gene encoding uncharacterized protein LOC136028827, whose protein sequence is MFFFRGTLNMTEFSCIVIDECHHASGGHAFSDILGMVRSCPEQLRPRILGLTASLVPNNKSHTVSLPKILKNLEPAVIYRPCLSYKHERKESLVTLKIPDEIRSYIQDAQIQFNLFIQQIQAYRKEFQMLSDSNTHIVKGQLRAVKDNIFNDSYAAYGFKSEEIEGLFGLLGSIEICRDISIPEAVAMLSTTNASVLPGVQDLIVRYQNYQNISPKMMELSKHIQNYNGSKVIVFVNTRELCRKLWRHLSKEFPELNPLVVVGYMGDDGMGWEEQQKNISEEFKRGDSHLIISTSILEGTDVPDCGLVIRFSNCFTIIQNIQSKGRARQANSQYVVFAYEDEECRFEELQKNEKQLDEMLKVLCSENGLPSPKACDIIQELINIDQSLSVTALKKKQKRKEEDLTTFS